In Mastomys coucha isolate ucsf_1 unplaced genomic scaffold, UCSF_Mcou_1 pScaffold20, whole genome shotgun sequence, one DNA window encodes the following:
- the C1rl gene encoding complement C1r subcomponent-like protein: MSGSRGLVPELENSLWSSPTTSFMGKMCWLLLWGVLHTCPTQASVLWAQQLPQQLTSPGYPEPYLKGQESLTDIVAPEGFAVRLIFQDFDLEPSPGCEGDSVTISNGGTDATRLCGQQGSPLGSPPGHREFVSSGRSLRLTFQAHSSSKNKLTHLHKGFLALYQAIAVNQPDEDAEAITTPGADPPKIQNHCQDPYYKAEETGTLCSSLGTWKDRQDGEEVPGCAPVCGRPVVPIAENPNIFGSSRAKLGNFPWQAFTSIYGRGGGALLGDRWILTAAHTIYPKDSIYLRKNQSVEVFLGHTDIDELLKLGNHPVRRVVVHPDYRQQESHNFSGDIALLELEHRVPLGPNLLPVCLPDNETLYHSGLWGYVSGFGVERGWLTTKLKYSKLPVAPREACETWLRQRQRTEVFSDNMFCVGEEMQMNSVCQGDSGSVYVVWDDRALHWVATGIVSWGIGCGKGYGFYTNVLSYMDWIKKVIEGKD, from the exons ATGTCAGGGTCCAGAGGCCTGGTCCCAGAGCTGGAGAACAGCCTGTGGAGTTCTCCCACCACAAGCTTCATGGGCAAGAT GTGCTGGTTGCTCCTTTGGGGGGTCCTCCATACTTGCCCCACACAGGCCTCTGTGCTTTGGGCCCAGCAGTTACCACAGCAACTGACATCCCCTGGATACCCAGAGCCATATCTCAAAGGCCAGGAGAGCCTCACTGACATCGTGGCTCCGGAGGGGTTCGCGGTGAGGCTGATCTTCCAGGACTTTGATCTGGAGCCATCCCCAGGCTGTGAAGGCGACTCTGTCACA aTTTCAAATGGAGGAACAGATGCAACCCGGCTGTGTGGGCAGCAAGGTTCCCCTCTGGGGAGCCCTCCTGGTCACAGGGAGTTTGTATCCTCCGGGAGGAGCCTGCGGCTGACCTTCCAGGCGCATTCCTCCTCCAAGAACAAACTCACACACCTCCACAAAGGCTTCCTGGCTCTCTACCAAGCCATAG CTGTGAACCAACCTGATGAGGATGCTGAGGCCATCACCACACCTGGAGCTGACCCTCCCAAGATTCAGAACCACTGCCAAGATCCCTATTATAAGGCAGAAGAGACAG GAACACTTTGCTCATCCCTGGGGACATGGAAGGACAGACAGGATGGGGAAGAGGTTCCTGGATGCGCACCAG TCTGCGGAAGACCAGTCGTCCCCATTGCTGAGAACCCAAACATTTTTGGTTCTTCCAGAGCTAAGCTGGGCAACTTCCCCTGGCAAGCCTTCACCAGTATCTATGGTCGTGGGGGTGGAGCCCTGCTGGGTGACAGATGGATCCTGACGGCTGCCCATACCATCTACCCCAAGGATAGCATCTATCTCAGAAAGAACCAGAGTGTGGAAGTGTTTCTGGGTCACACAGACATAGACGAGCTGCTGAAACTGGGGAACCATCCTGTCCGTCGGGTTGTGGTTCACCCAGACTACCGCCAGCAGGAGTCCCACAACTTCAGTGGGGATATCGCCCTCCTAGAGCTTGAACACAGAGTCCCTCTGGGGCCCAATCTCCTCCCAGTCTGTCTGCCAGACAACGAGACCCTCTACCACAGCGGCCTCTGGGGTTACGTCAGTGGGTTTGGTGTAGAGAGGGGCTGGTTAACAACAAAGTTGAAATACTCAAAGCTGCCTGTAGCCCCCCGGGAGGCCTGTGAAACATGGCTCCGCCAGAGGCAGCGAACTGAGGTGTTTTCTGACAATATGTTCTGTGTCGGGGAAGAGATGCAGATGAACAGTGTCTGCCAGGGAGACAGTGGCAGCGTCTATGTGGTGTGGGACGATCGCGCTCTTCACTGGGTGGCCACGGGCATTGTATCCTGGGGCATCGGGTGTGGCAAGGGGTACGGCTTCTACACCAATGTACTCAGCTACATGGATTGGATTAAGAAGGTGATTGAAGGTAAAGACTGA